One Fuerstiella marisgermanici DNA window includes the following coding sequences:
- a CDS encoding DUF1588 domain-containing protein, whose protein sequence is MPKPRQLQNRHPLLLRRTRPLPTIIPDGPQNFTDYWLNLRHIRRDEPDIRLHPEYRFDDYLIESAERETRTFFNAMIRDNLPASVFVDADFAYVNDRLTRHYGLERVSGSELQKVTLPEDSPYCGLLTQAAILKVTSNGTSTSPVIRGAWIMERLLGQAPPPPPASVPAVEPDIRGAKTIRELLALHTNSVSCAGCHARFDPVALALENFDILGGWRTHYRSLEAGERVTGIDRAGHDFAYARSEAVDASGQLLDGRRFQNIHELKAILAVDPRPLARNLLHQFTVYATGTPVRFADRKVIESILDQCEGNRYRTRDLLHALVRSSIFLGTQDNP, encoded by the coding sequence ATACCGAAACCGCGACAACTTCAAAACCGCCATCCTCTTCTACTGCGGAGGACTCGACCTCTACCCACAATAATCCCGGATGGACCTCAAAACTTCACCGACTACTGGCTCAACCTAAGACATATCCGTCGCGATGAACCAGACATTCGGCTGCATCCTGAATATCGCTTCGATGACTACCTGATTGAATCCGCAGAACGCGAAACTCGCACATTCTTCAATGCGATGATTCGTGACAACCTGCCGGCCAGCGTGTTCGTCGATGCGGACTTTGCCTACGTGAATGATCGACTGACGCGACATTACGGCCTGGAACGAGTCTCAGGTTCCGAACTGCAGAAAGTCACTTTGCCCGAAGACAGCCCTTATTGCGGACTGTTAACGCAGGCGGCAATTCTAAAGGTCACTTCCAACGGAACTTCAACGTCGCCCGTCATCCGTGGTGCGTGGATCATGGAACGGCTGCTCGGCCAGGCGCCGCCTCCTCCACCGGCCAGCGTTCCCGCCGTCGAACCTGACATCCGTGGTGCAAAAACGATTCGCGAACTGCTGGCCTTGCACACGAATTCAGTATCCTGCGCCGGATGCCATGCGAGGTTCGATCCGGTTGCACTGGCTTTGGAAAACTTTGATATCCTCGGCGGCTGGCGAACGCATTATCGAAGCCTTGAAGCTGGAGAGCGGGTCACGGGAATCGACCGCGCCGGTCACGACTTCGCCTACGCGCGTTCCGAAGCCGTCGATGCCAGCGGCCAGTTGCTGGACGGACGCAGATTTCAAAACATCCACGAATTGAAGGCTATTCTTGCGGTCGATCCACGCCCACTGGCGCGGAACCTTTTGCATCAGTTCACTGTTTATGCAACCGGAACGCCGGTGCGATTTGCAGATCGCAAAGTGATCGAATC
- a CDS encoding ISL3 family transposase encodes MQGTDFYEQILGLTAPWFVADVQLDMEAQQVDVFVEHGEGETFCCPDCDRQLPCYDHTKSRKWRHLDTMQFATILHARTPRVKCPDHGVKQIRLPWAEKNSRFSLFFERFAIDVLLATQTVKGACSILGISWDESWHILQKAVARGKDRKQSKNLPRIGIDEKAFRKRHNYVTLIYDLDKSTVEAISDGHDTAAADACFDQLSDSEKQSVEAVAMDMSAAYVKSTKGNIALAEQKIVHDRFHIMKLATEAVDKVRRSEQKKLRAEGDDRLTGTRYLWLSGQENLSEKQQERFDAAWKAELLTGKAWAYKEMLRDLWVHDTPAEATTFFNDWYKRVIHTKLEPMKKVARTIKERLANVVSYCTHGITNAVAEGMNSKIMAIKRRVGGYRNRDNFKTAILFYCGGLDLYPQ; translated from the coding sequence ATGCAGGGAACAGACTTTTACGAACAGATTTTGGGACTGACGGCGCCGTGGTTTGTGGCGGACGTTCAGCTGGATATGGAAGCTCAACAGGTCGACGTTTTCGTCGAACATGGCGAGGGCGAAACTTTTTGCTGTCCGGATTGCGACAGGCAGCTGCCGTGCTATGACCACACGAAGTCTCGCAAATGGCGGCATCTGGACACGATGCAATTTGCGACCATCCTTCATGCCCGCACGCCTCGCGTGAAGTGCCCGGATCATGGCGTCAAACAGATCAGGCTTCCCTGGGCGGAAAAGAACAGCCGCTTCTCATTGTTCTTTGAACGCTTCGCCATCGACGTTCTTCTGGCCACACAAACCGTGAAAGGGGCGTGCAGCATTCTGGGGATCTCATGGGATGAATCGTGGCACATTCTGCAGAAGGCGGTGGCTCGCGGGAAGGATCGCAAACAATCGAAGAACCTCCCTCGAATCGGCATCGACGAGAAAGCCTTTCGAAAACGACACAACTACGTCACGCTGATCTATGACTTGGACAAGAGCACTGTCGAAGCGATTTCCGATGGTCATGACACGGCAGCCGCTGATGCCTGTTTCGATCAGCTTTCCGACAGTGAAAAGCAGTCTGTGGAGGCGGTTGCGATGGACATGAGTGCCGCATACGTCAAGAGCACCAAAGGCAACATTGCATTGGCCGAACAGAAGATTGTGCACGACCGCTTTCACATCATGAAGCTGGCAACCGAAGCCGTCGACAAGGTCCGTCGGTCGGAGCAGAAGAAGCTTCGCGCCGAAGGCGATGATCGATTGACGGGAACTCGGTATCTGTGGCTTTCAGGCCAGGAGAATCTCAGCGAAAAACAGCAGGAACGCTTTGATGCCGCATGGAAGGCAGAGTTACTCACGGGCAAAGCGTGGGCCTACAAGGAGATGCTGCGAGACCTCTGGGTTCATGACACTCCGGCAGAGGCCACGACGTTCTTCAATGACTGGTACAAGCGAGTCATCCACACAAAGCTGGAGCCAATGAAGAAAGTCGCTCGCACGATCAAAGAACGCTTAGCCAATGTGGTGAGCTACTGCACTCACGGAATCACAAACGCCGTCGCCGAAGGAATGAACAGCAAAATCATGGCCATCAAACGAAGAGTCGGCGGATACCGAAACCGCGACAACTTCAAAACCGCCATCCTCTTCTACTGCGGAGGACTCGACCTCTACCCACAATAA
- a CDS encoding DUF1587 domain-containing protein, with translation MKGTPLRYVVLLLMGCLGAPSLHAGDVPKPLSTLIESVCFDCHGSSSAEGGLDLTALVFDLNDRSVRDRWIRVHDRVKAGEMPPDANSLAVDERRSLVKTLSDAIGKADRADVVANGRGPMRRLNRDEYQQNLRDVLKLPQLDIRDMLPEDREGHHFNKTASTLDMSRVQLAAYLDAADAALRQAMANGPKPQSVTKYRAVGTQLFSATTTYGEREAMFFAKDNKAVETKDLKTLGDDPALELALFRSAHWPYYGYPRGFVAKIDAGRQQLYDYRVRFSARAVLQIEGYQLKPATEPVPMTFRARKPSGPDISGDVRATGGIMDIQPEPQVFETTVQLLPTETFEYSLLGLPVPLARNVNGGPPTYRYPPFPEGGQPGVAFQWLEVEGPLAPETWPPESHRVLFDEMGVGVESTNPVEDSSRLLRRFIGLAARRPIPEDAILRFENLILTRLNQGSPFSEAMLAGYKAFLCSSHFLYLRKPVGRPYHAVNDSNTNTDGLERPPYDLGVDHYAIASRLSHFLTNTRPDTALMELAAAGKLLDVETLQSETDRLIASPGFASFVQNWSIRVLCG, from the coding sequence ATGAAAGGCACCCCACTCCGCTACGTCGTGTTGCTATTGATGGGCTGTCTCGGAGCCCCGTCTCTGCATGCTGGGGACGTACCGAAACCGTTGAGCACGCTGATTGAAAGCGTATGTTTCGACTGTCATGGCAGTTCTTCGGCAGAAGGTGGGCTTGATCTGACGGCGTTGGTTTTTGACCTGAATGACCGTTCGGTGCGTGACCGTTGGATTCGCGTTCATGATCGCGTCAAAGCCGGCGAAATGCCGCCCGATGCGAATTCTCTAGCCGTCGACGAGCGCCGATCTCTGGTGAAGACGTTGAGTGATGCGATCGGGAAAGCAGATCGAGCCGACGTCGTGGCAAACGGTCGCGGCCCGATGCGGCGACTCAATCGTGATGAGTATCAACAGAATCTGCGCGACGTTCTGAAACTGCCACAGCTGGATATTCGGGACATGCTTCCCGAAGATCGCGAAGGCCATCATTTCAACAAAACTGCATCAACGCTCGACATGTCCCGAGTGCAACTGGCAGCGTATCTTGATGCAGCGGACGCAGCGCTGCGACAGGCGATGGCGAATGGCCCGAAGCCTCAGTCGGTCACGAAGTACCGAGCCGTCGGCACGCAGTTGTTCTCCGCAACAACCACATACGGCGAACGGGAGGCGATGTTCTTCGCGAAGGACAACAAGGCAGTAGAAACGAAAGACCTCAAGACGCTCGGGGACGATCCGGCACTGGAACTCGCGCTGTTTCGGTCCGCCCACTGGCCGTACTACGGTTATCCGCGCGGCTTCGTCGCCAAAATTGATGCAGGACGGCAGCAGCTTTACGACTATCGCGTGCGGTTTTCAGCGCGAGCGGTTTTGCAGATAGAAGGCTATCAGCTCAAGCCAGCGACAGAACCGGTGCCGATGACGTTTCGCGCGCGGAAGCCGTCTGGGCCGGATATCTCAGGGGATGTTCGAGCCACCGGCGGCATCATGGACATTCAGCCGGAGCCGCAAGTGTTCGAAACGACCGTCCAACTACTGCCAACAGAGACGTTCGAATACAGCCTGCTCGGTTTACCCGTTCCATTGGCTCGCAATGTCAATGGGGGACCACCGACGTATCGATACCCGCCGTTTCCAGAAGGCGGTCAGCCGGGTGTTGCATTTCAGTGGCTGGAAGTGGAAGGCCCGCTTGCTCCCGAGACCTGGCCTCCGGAATCGCACCGCGTGCTGTTTGATGAAATGGGAGTGGGCGTCGAATCGACGAATCCGGTCGAAGATTCGAGCCGACTACTGCGCCGCTTCATCGGGCTCGCTGCACGCCGACCAATCCCGGAAGACGCAATCCTTCGATTCGAAAACCTTATCCTCACGCGGCTTAACCAGGGAAGCCCGTTCTCCGAAGCAATGCTTGCCGGGTACAAGGCCTTTCTATGTTCCAGCCATTTCCTGTATCTACGAAAGCCAGTAGGACGGCCTTACCACGCCGTCAATGATTCCAATACAAACACAGACGGCCTGGAAAGGCCGCCATACGATCTAGGCGTCGACCACTATGCCATCGCCTCGCGCCTGTCCCATTTTCTCACCAATACTCGCCCCGACACCGCGTTAATGGAGTTGGCAGCCGCCGGAAAACTCCTCGATGTCGAAACGCTACAAAGCGAAACTGATCGGCTCATCGCAAGCCCAGGCTTCGCGAGCTTCGTTCAAAACTGGTCCATCCGGGTTCTTTGTGGGTGA
- a CDS encoding DUF1501 domain-containing protein, which translates to MKSQPSKQSIHGRLPVYKDHSRRAFLQSAAGGFGGLALTSLLASESDSAPHHAAKAKRVIQIFCPGGMSQVDTFDYKPELEKRAGKPFDPDGKLQFFASKPGNCQPSHWKFRQHGESGRWMSDLFPKLSTCVDDMAFVYSMHSKTALHGPACFMMNTGFTLPGFPSMGSWVTYGLGSEADDLPAFVVLPDPRGLPPGGIINWGAGFLPAEHQATTLDTSNPQQPIADLFPPTEFAGSDRRVDHDQLQFLQKLNRLHQESRQTNSELEARIKAYEMAARLQLSAPEVIDVTRESESIRKLYDVEHPETGPFGLQCLLARRLVQRGVRFVQIYCGAENTTAKKIRPNWDSHEDVVRDHGYWGEVLDSGASALLKDLKQHGMLDDTLVICTTEFGRQPGAQGKEGKGRDHNAGAFTAWLAGGGIRGGAEYGATDDLGFKAVESPVYCYDLHATALHLLGIDHTRLTYYQNGIQRRLTDVHGHVIGEILA; encoded by the coding sequence ATGAAATCCCAACCATCTAAGCAATCAATTCATGGCCGACTTCCCGTGTACAAAGACCATTCGCGCCGCGCGTTCCTGCAGTCAGCGGCCGGCGGGTTTGGTGGATTGGCGTTGACTTCGTTGCTGGCGAGCGAATCCGATAGCGCGCCGCATCATGCTGCCAAAGCGAAACGCGTGATTCAGATTTTCTGTCCCGGTGGCATGAGCCAGGTCGACACGTTCGACTACAAGCCGGAGCTGGAGAAGCGTGCCGGCAAGCCGTTTGATCCGGATGGCAAGCTGCAATTCTTCGCTTCGAAACCAGGCAACTGCCAGCCCAGTCATTGGAAATTCCGCCAGCACGGCGAATCGGGACGCTGGATGAGCGACCTCTTCCCGAAGCTATCCACTTGTGTCGATGACATGGCGTTTGTGTATTCGATGCACAGCAAGACGGCTCTGCACGGGCCGGCCTGCTTTATGATGAACACAGGGTTCACATTGCCCGGCTTCCCCAGCATGGGTTCCTGGGTAACGTACGGACTGGGCAGCGAAGCGGATGACCTGCCAGCGTTCGTCGTGCTGCCCGATCCTCGTGGCTTGCCACCGGGCGGCATCATCAATTGGGGGGCCGGATTTCTGCCAGCCGAACATCAAGCCACAACGCTCGACACATCGAATCCGCAGCAACCCATTGCCGATTTGTTTCCGCCCACTGAGTTCGCAGGAAGCGATCGACGAGTCGACCACGATCAACTTCAGTTCTTACAGAAACTCAATCGCCTGCATCAGGAATCACGCCAAACCAACAGCGAACTTGAAGCTCGCATCAAAGCGTATGAAATGGCGGCTCGGCTGCAGTTGAGTGCTCCTGAAGTCATTGACGTGACTCGCGAAAGCGAATCGATTCGGAAGCTCTACGATGTGGAACATCCCGAGACAGGACCGTTCGGCTTGCAATGTCTGTTGGCACGCCGTCTTGTGCAGCGCGGAGTTCGGTTTGTACAAATCTACTGTGGTGCCGAGAACACAACGGCGAAGAAGATTCGTCCGAACTGGGATAGTCACGAAGATGTCGTGCGAGACCACGGCTACTGGGGGGAAGTGCTGGACAGTGGAGCATCAGCGCTGTTGAAAGATTTGAAGCAGCATGGAATGCTCGACGACACGCTGGTGATTTGCACGACGGAGTTTGGTCGGCAACCGGGAGCTCAAGGGAAAGAGGGCAAAGGACGCGATCACAACGCCGGCGCATTCACCGCATGGCTTGCCGGCGGAGGGATTCGCGGCGGCGCAGAGTATGGAGCGACTGACGACCTCGGATTCAAAGCCGTCGAATCACCCGTGTATTGCTACGACTTGCACGCCACCGCTCTGCATCTGCTCGGCATCGATCACACTCGCCTGACCTACTACCAAAATGGAATCCAACGCCGTCTGACCGATGTACACGGACATGTGATCGGGGAAATTTTGGCATGA
- a CDS encoding DUF1553 domain-containing protein — MAHKIATSLAAYPVTPRKGRPTLVCCVWLLVSFGAVTAEDAVDFKQQIAPIFQQHCVKCHSPENKKGDVSLGTVNDLKANEYVIAGDPDGSYLIELVTSHNDEPPAMPQKADPLSPKQVALLRRWIKQGAEWPSDVVIKEKSKADTSWWSLQPLAVSQAENDSRNTIDDFIVARLDKKGLTLSPQADRRTLIRRLSFDLWGLPPTPEDVDAFVNDSDPAAYANLVDRMLDSPHYGERFARHWLDLAHYADTHGFERDKRRDNAWRYRDYVIKSFNDDKPYDRFLQEQIAGDVLWPDDDQAVIATGFLAAGPWDYVGQVETKSDELRRSARSLDLDDIATQVMTSTMATTINCCRCHDHKLDPISQQEYFQLRAVFAGVKREDRVVSDAAMKRYEATKADLTAKLQSIDFEIGKLEGAGLDLADMVGGGNGLGNGTFRNGIDARTGVIQTRDFGALGNVVTNQFVKTKSEFIDGVFIPDGEAGKASIPVSSTGITVTGLPKTSGAAWDMIRNGPVASQHSPELGGIDFTKDGHSLLGLHANAGITFDLDAIRSASHQTEMRFTAKLGYFGAVGGHRADAWVFLDGKLVAEFPKLTRDMGLQDIDLPVPGDARFLTLVATDGGNGYSHDQIGFGDPKLKPVAPVPLSEEDGLRLTQLQKQRTSAHERLADIGTPPKFYGVVGDEKVSPVYLLVRGDAESPDGEPLAPAALRSLKMLNPSLGETDTSEGERRAALAKWITHPDNPLTPRVMVNRLWHWHFGQGIVSTPSDFGYGGDRPSHPELLDWLASQLQQHDWSLKAMHRMILTSQTYRQSSKAQLSPGPLESPDSDGAQQQIHPAQIDADNRLLWRQNPRRLEAEAIRDAVLHVSGKLNSERGGPGFEDFTYEDAYAPIYRYVTADEPPLWRRSIYRYIVRTTPDRFLTTLDCPDPANLTAKRLTTTTPLQSLALYNNDFMLRQSQYFAQRIESEVGANPIDQVRQAFQRSYGRLPSEQEEHLSVSFVEKQGVFALCRSLLNSNEFVYVD; from the coding sequence GTGGCTCACAAGATCGCAACGTCGTTGGCGGCTTATCCAGTGACGCCCCGGAAGGGGCGTCCTACTTTGGTATGTTGCGTCTGGCTGTTGGTTTCGTTTGGTGCCGTGACGGCTGAAGATGCAGTTGATTTCAAGCAGCAGATCGCTCCGATCTTTCAGCAACATTGTGTGAAGTGCCACTCGCCGGAGAATAAAAAGGGCGATGTGTCACTGGGTACTGTCAACGACCTGAAGGCGAATGAATATGTCATCGCGGGCGATCCTGACGGCAGCTATCTGATTGAATTGGTCACGTCACACAATGATGAGCCGCCTGCCATGCCACAGAAGGCGGATCCGCTGTCACCGAAACAAGTGGCTTTATTGCGGCGATGGATCAAGCAAGGTGCGGAATGGCCGAGTGATGTTGTCATCAAAGAAAAGTCCAAAGCCGACACGTCGTGGTGGTCGTTGCAACCTCTTGCCGTTTCGCAGGCAGAAAATGATAGCCGCAACACGATCGACGATTTCATTGTCGCAAGGTTGGATAAAAAGGGGCTGACGCTGAGTCCTCAGGCGGACCGTCGGACACTCATTCGGCGGCTTTCGTTCGATTTGTGGGGGCTGCCCCCCACGCCCGAAGATGTTGACGCGTTCGTCAACGATTCGGATCCCGCCGCCTATGCGAATCTGGTCGATCGCATGCTGGACTCGCCGCACTATGGAGAACGCTTTGCACGACATTGGCTGGACCTGGCTCACTACGCTGACACGCATGGGTTTGAACGCGACAAACGCCGCGACAACGCATGGCGATATCGCGACTACGTCATCAAGTCCTTCAACGATGACAAACCGTACGACCGATTCCTGCAGGAACAGATTGCGGGCGACGTGCTTTGGCCCGACGACGACCAGGCTGTGATTGCGACGGGCTTTCTGGCGGCGGGGCCCTGGGACTACGTCGGTCAGGTGGAAACCAAAAGCGATGAACTCCGACGCTCCGCTCGGTCGCTCGATCTGGACGACATCGCGACGCAGGTAATGACCTCAACCATGGCGACCACCATCAACTGCTGCCGGTGTCACGACCATAAGCTCGATCCGATCTCGCAGCAGGAATATTTCCAACTGCGAGCCGTGTTCGCGGGCGTCAAACGTGAAGATCGCGTCGTCAGCGACGCCGCAATGAAACGATACGAGGCGACTAAAGCGGATCTAACGGCGAAGCTGCAGTCGATCGATTTTGAGATCGGTAAGCTCGAAGGCGCGGGGCTTGATCTGGCCGATATGGTCGGAGGCGGTAACGGCCTGGGCAACGGGACTTTCCGAAACGGGATCGATGCGCGGACTGGAGTCATCCAGACACGCGATTTTGGGGCGTTGGGAAATGTGGTCACCAATCAATTTGTGAAGACAAAGTCCGAGTTCATTGACGGGGTGTTCATTCCCGACGGCGAAGCTGGGAAGGCGAGCATCCCCGTCAGTTCCACGGGGATCACCGTGACGGGGCTGCCCAAAACGTCGGGTGCCGCATGGGATATGATTCGGAATGGCCCGGTCGCCAGCCAGCACTCACCTGAACTCGGAGGCATCGACTTCACCAAAGACGGCCACAGCCTGTTGGGACTGCACGCTAACGCAGGCATCACGTTTGATCTCGATGCGATTCGCAGTGCGAGCCACCAAACCGAAATGCGTTTCACCGCGAAACTCGGTTACTTCGGTGCAGTCGGCGGGCACCGCGCGGATGCGTGGGTGTTTCTGGATGGGAAACTGGTTGCTGAGTTCCCCAAGCTGACACGTGACATGGGCCTACAGGACATCGACCTGCCAGTGCCGGGTGATGCCAGGTTTCTGACGCTCGTCGCCACCGACGGAGGCAACGGCTACAGTCATGACCAGATCGGATTTGGTGATCCCAAACTGAAGCCCGTTGCACCGGTGCCGCTTAGCGAAGAAGACGGTCTGCGTTTAACACAACTTCAGAAACAGCGAACTTCCGCACACGAGCGGCTCGCCGATATCGGAACGCCGCCGAAGTTTTACGGGGTCGTTGGTGACGAGAAGGTCTCACCGGTGTATCTATTGGTGCGTGGCGACGCGGAATCGCCGGACGGTGAACCGTTGGCACCTGCGGCACTCAGGTCGCTGAAGATGTTGAACCCTTCACTCGGAGAAACCGACACCAGCGAAGGCGAACGACGCGCGGCGTTGGCGAAGTGGATCACTCATCCAGACAATCCGCTCACGCCGCGAGTGATGGTTAATCGTTTGTGGCATTGGCACTTCGGGCAGGGAATCGTAAGCACTCCCAGCGACTTCGGCTACGGCGGCGACCGACCTTCGCACCCCGAACTGCTCGACTGGCTTGCGAGTCAACTTCAGCAACACGATTGGTCGTTGAAGGCGATGCACCGGATGATTTTGACGAGTCAGACATACCGGCAATCAAGCAAGGCGCAGCTTTCGCCCGGGCCACTCGAATCGCCCGACAGCGATGGGGCACAGCAGCAGATTCATCCCGCGCAGATCGATGCGGACAATCGGCTGCTTTGGCGACAGAACCCACGCCGTCTCGAAGCGGAAGCGATTCGCGACGCGGTGTTGCACGTCAGTGGCAAGCTGAATTCGGAACGCGGCGGGCCGGGCTTTGAGGACTTCACATATGAAGACGCGTACGCACCAATCTATCGGTACGTCACCGCGGACGAGCCACCATTGTGGCGACGCAGCATTTACCGCTACATCGTGCGGACCACACCCGATCGTTTTTTGACGACGCTGGATTGCCCCGACCCGGCCAACCTGACAGCAAAACGTCTAACAACCACAACGCCGCTGCAATCACTTGCGCTCTACAACAACGACTTCATGCTCAGGCAATCCCAGTATTTCGCTCAGCGAATCGAAAGCGAAGTCGGCGCGAATCCGATTGACCAGGTGCGTCAGGCGTTTCAGCGATCTTATGGACGACTTCCGTCGGAACAGGAAGAGCATCTGTCAGTTTCCTTTGTCGAGAAACAAGGTGTGTTTGCCCTGTGCCGATCCCTGCTGAACTCTAATGAGTTCGTCTACGTCGATTAG
- a CDS encoding DUF1501 domain-containing protein — MHPFLNRRSFLSNSASGLSSIALASMLQQQNLLADSAPIRPNIDPEHPFAPRKPHHEPAAKNILVIFCAGACSQVDTFDYKPELTKRHGQAMPGAENLVTFQGEQGMLTRSPWEFKPRGESGKMVSELVPQLGELADDMCFIHSLTGKTNTHGPGENFMSTGYTLDGFPSMGAWATWALGTENENLPAYVAISDPRGTPQSSVNNWGPGFLPAAFQGTEFNATKPLGNLDVPAGVSAKTDRATRSFLERLNRRHLERFEGDSELAARISSYQLAARMQLSVPEVTDLSSEPQSILKEYGADDSQNVLKAQFAKNCILARRLIEKGVRFVQLFNGAYQTGGEGVSNWDGHKQIVEQYSKHGPVLDQPCAALLRDMKRRGLLKNTLVVWMTEFGRMPTFQKGASGRDHNPDGFTAWVMGAGVKAPFTYGATDEFSYKAVEDVATVYDFHATILHLLGLNHERLTYYHNGFERRLTDVHGHLIKEVLA, encoded by the coding sequence ATGCATCCATTTCTCAATCGACGAAGCTTCCTCTCTAACTCGGCATCAGGTTTGAGCAGCATTGCCCTGGCAAGCATGCTGCAACAACAAAACCTGCTGGCGGACTCAGCACCGATTCGTCCTAACATAGATCCCGAACATCCCTTTGCCCCGCGCAAGCCTCACCACGAGCCCGCCGCAAAGAATATACTGGTCATCTTTTGCGCGGGCGCATGCAGCCAGGTCGACACCTTCGACTACAAACCGGAACTGACCAAGCGGCATGGGCAGGCGATGCCGGGAGCTGAGAATCTTGTCACGTTCCAGGGCGAGCAGGGCATGCTGACCAGGAGTCCCTGGGAATTCAAACCGCGCGGCGAATCGGGAAAGATGGTTTCGGAACTCGTTCCTCAGCTAGGCGAACTGGCAGATGACATGTGTTTCATCCATTCATTGACCGGCAAGACGAATACGCATGGACCGGGCGAGAATTTCATGTCCACCGGCTACACGCTCGACGGATTCCCCAGCATGGGCGCGTGGGCGACGTGGGCATTGGGAACGGAGAACGAAAACCTGCCCGCTTATGTGGCGATCTCCGATCCTCGTGGTACGCCTCAATCGAGCGTCAACAATTGGGGGCCCGGGTTCCTGCCGGCAGCGTTTCAGGGAACGGAATTCAATGCGACTAAACCCCTCGGCAACCTTGATGTTCCCGCAGGCGTGAGTGCGAAGACGGACCGGGCGACTCGCAGTTTTCTGGAACGTTTGAACCGGCGTCACCTGGAACGCTTCGAAGGCGACAGCGAACTGGCCGCGAGAATTTCAAGCTACCAACTCGCCGCCCGGATGCAGTTAAGTGTTCCCGAAGTGACGGACTTGTCCAGCGAACCGCAGAGCATCCTCAAAGAGTACGGAGCCGATGACTCACAGAATGTGTTGAAGGCTCAGTTTGCTAAGAACTGCATTCTTGCCAGGCGGCTGATCGAGAAGGGCGTCCGCTTTGTGCAACTGTTCAATGGAGCCTACCAGACCGGCGGCGAAGGAGTCAGCAACTGGGACGGGCACAAGCAGATTGTTGAGCAGTACAGCAAGCATGGTCCTGTGCTGGACCAACCTTGCGCGGCGTTGCTGCGTGACATGAAGCGACGTGGTCTGTTGAAAAACACGCTGGTCGTGTGGATGACTGAGTTCGGTCGCATGCCGACGTTTCAGAAGGGAGCCAGCGGACGCGATCACAATCCCGACGGGTTCACGGCGTGGGTGATGGGAGCTGGCGTGAAAGCACCATTTACTTATGGCGCCACGGATGAGTTCAGTTACAAGGCCGTTGAGGATGTCGCCACGGTGTATGATTTTCACGCGACGATCCTGCATCTGCTGGGCCTGAATCACGAGCGACTGACGTATTATCACAACGGATTTGAACGCCGTCTCACAGACGTCCACGGACATTTGATCAAAGAGGTGCTTGCGTGA